Proteins from one bacterium genomic window:
- the cmk gene encoding (d)CMP kinase, producing the protein MSVLYERLAIVGLGLIGGSVGLAAHKRCLVGEIVGYSRSETSRQGAVAAGAVDQVSDDLLAAVRGADLVYVSAPVCAIAGILEQIAPAVSIGCAVTDAGSVKGQICRDGARFLPASFIGGHPMAGSEKSGIQASSADLFVDRSYILTPQEADEELLSRLLEFVRALGARPLLATPEEHDHLVALASHLPHLWAAALSLGLSRSDEPRALADFSGAGLRDSTRIAASSPELWKDIFLSNQAQVLQACTRAEQALADLRQALQSDDVAALVGLLAQAKQFRDHLTAAGGGRDMPCPGVRVAIDGPAGAGKSSVARDVAHELGYTIIDTGAMYRAVAYFAKGKGLAPGLNDDEIGRLAGQLNYEFRTVESERHLFVDGQDVESVVRLPEVGRLSSPVSAIPLVRHNLVIAQRQMAAGGGIVMEGRDIGTVVLPDAEVKIFLTASPQERARRRYRQLRDMGLEVTYEDILHEQNVRDQRDSSRAVAPLRRADDALEICSDDLTAAQVVAQIVQIVRERQHA; encoded by the coding sequence ATGTCGGTTCTCTATGAACGTCTCGCCATCGTGGGGCTGGGGCTGATTGGCGGGTCGGTGGGCCTGGCCGCGCACAAGCGCTGCCTGGTCGGGGAGATTGTGGGGTACAGCCGCTCGGAGACCTCGCGGCAGGGCGCGGTAGCTGCCGGCGCGGTGGACCAGGTCAGTGACGACCTCCTGGCCGCCGTGCGCGGCGCCGACCTGGTGTATGTGTCGGCGCCGGTGTGCGCCATCGCCGGCATTCTGGAGCAGATCGCCCCGGCGGTCTCGATCGGTTGCGCGGTCACCGACGCGGGCAGTGTGAAGGGGCAGATCTGCCGCGACGGCGCGCGCTTCCTGCCGGCCAGCTTCATTGGCGGGCACCCCATGGCGGGGTCGGAGAAAAGCGGCATTCAGGCCAGCAGCGCCGACCTGTTCGTGGACCGCTCGTACATCCTGACGCCCCAGGAGGCGGACGAGGAGCTGCTGTCCCGGCTGCTGGAGTTCGTCAGGGCCCTGGGGGCGCGCCCCCTGCTGGCCACTCCCGAAGAGCACGACCACCTGGTGGCCCTGGCCAGCCATCTCCCCCACCTGTGGGCCGCGGCGTTGTCCCTGGGCCTCAGCCGCAGTGACGAGCCCCGCGCGCTGGCGGACTTCTCCGGCGCCGGCCTGCGCGACAGCACGCGCATCGCCGCTTCCTCGCCGGAGTTGTGGAAGGATATCTTCCTGAGCAATCAGGCGCAGGTGCTGCAGGCCTGCACCCGCGCCGAGCAAGCCCTGGCCGACCTGCGCCAGGCCCTGCAAAGCGATGATGTGGCGGCGCTGGTGGGGCTGCTGGCCCAGGCCAAGCAGTTCCGCGACCACCTCACCGCCGCCGGTGGAGGTCGTGACATGCCCTGTCCCGGTGTCAGAGTCGCGATTGACGGCCCGGCTGGAGCCGGCAAGAGCTCGGTGGCGCGCGACGTGGCCCACGAGTTGGGCTACACGATCATTGACACCGGCGCCATGTACCGCGCCGTGGCCTACTTCGCCAAAGGGAAGGGCCTGGCGCCCGGCCTGAATGATGATGAGATCGGCCGCCTTGCCGGCCAGCTCAACTATGAGTTCCGCACCGTGGAAAGCGAGCGCCATCTATTCGTGGACGGGCAGGATGTCGAGTCGGTGGTGCGGCTGCCGGAAGTGGGGCGGTTGTCGTCGCCCGTCTCGGCCATCCCGCTGGTGCGGCACAACCTGGTGATCGCCCAGCGGCAGATGGCGGCCGGCGGGGGGATCGTCATGGAGGGACGCGACATCGGCACCGTGGTGTTGCCCGATGCCGAGGTGAAGATATTCCTGACCGCCAGCCCCCAGGAGCGCGCCCGGCGGCGCTATCGCCAGCTACGCGACATGGGCCTGGAAGTAACCTACGAGGACATCCTCCACGAGCAGAACGTCCGCGACCAGCGCGACTCGTCGCGCGCCGTGGCGCCGCTGCGGCGGGCCGATGATGCCCTCGAGATCTGCAGCGATGACCTCACCGCCGCGCAGGTCGTAGCGCAGATCGTGCAGATCGTGCGGGAGCGGCAACATGCGTAA
- the aroF gene encoding 3-deoxy-7-phosphoheptulonate synthase has translation MIIVMAPGATQKQTQDVIKRLEARGYGHHVSAGVERTIIGAIGANEREKQQVAEQLSQLPAVERVVPILKSFKLVSRDHHPQGTIVRVGDAEFGSGHVGIIAGPCTIETEKQVREAAKAVKAAGAHVLRGGAFKPRSSPYDFQGLREDGVKLLMAAGQEAGLPTITEAMEPRQIELVASMCDAIQIGARNMSNFDLLREAGATGKPVMLKRGFAATVEEWLKAAEYIATTGNLSIIMCERGIRSFDTVTRFTLDLAGMAAAKLETHLPIIVDPSHATGTHRLVGPMALAALAGGADGLMVEVHPHPDQARCDGPQSLTPKRFAVLMEQIRQVVQIVGAEM, from the coding sequence GTGATCATCGTCATGGCCCCCGGGGCCACCCAGAAACAGACCCAGGATGTCATCAAGCGCCTGGAGGCCCGGGGGTACGGCCATCACGTCTCGGCCGGCGTCGAGCGCACCATCATCGGGGCCATCGGCGCCAACGAGCGCGAGAAGCAGCAGGTCGCCGAGCAGCTCTCCCAGCTCCCCGCCGTCGAACGCGTGGTGCCGATCCTTAAGTCCTTCAAGCTGGTCAGCCGCGACCATCACCCCCAGGGGACCATCGTGCGGGTGGGTGACGCGGAGTTCGGGTCCGGGCATGTCGGCATCATCGCCGGGCCCTGCACCATCGAGACCGAGAAGCAGGTGCGCGAGGCGGCCAAGGCCGTGAAGGCCGCGGGCGCCCATGTGCTCCGCGGTGGCGCCTTCAAGCCCCGCAGCAGCCCCTACGATTTCCAGGGCCTGCGCGAGGATGGCGTCAAGCTGCTGATGGCGGCCGGCCAGGAAGCGGGCCTGCCCACGATCACCGAGGCCATGGAGCCGCGGCAGATCGAGCTGGTCGCTTCGATGTGCGACGCCATCCAGATCGGGGCCCGCAACATGTCGAACTTCGACCTGTTGCGCGAAGCCGGCGCCACCGGCAAGCCCGTGATGCTCAAGCGCGGCTTTGCCGCTACCGTCGAGGAGTGGCTGAAGGCCGCCGAGTACATCGCCACCACCGGCAACCTCAGCATCATCATGTGCGAGCGCGGCATCCGGTCGTTTGACACGGTGACGCGGTTCACGCTGGACCTGGCGGGGATGGCCGCGGCCAAGCTGGAAACCCACCTGCCGATCATCGTGGACCCCAGCCATGCCACCGGCACCCACCGGCTGGTCGGGCCGATGGCGCTGGCGGCGCTGGCCGGCGGGGCCGATGGCCTCATGGTCGAGGTCCATCCCCACCCCGACCAGGCCCGCTGCGACGGCCCGCAATCCCTCACCCCCAAACGCTTCGCCGTGCTCATGGAGCAGATCCGTCAGGTCGTCCAGATTGTGGGGGCGGAGATGTAG
- the hisC gene encoding histidinol-phosphate transaminase gives MSKDLVCQCVRRITPYSPGKFSQEVMEEFGLTEVIKLASNENPLGPSPKAVEAICAAAGDVHVYPDPVCRELSAKLAAHMGVSADSIMVGRGSDELIHMLGLAFLNPGDEMIYSEFPFALYPMTAHVCDAVCKQVPAKGFDHDLDAMLDAVTDRTKIIIIGNPCNPTGTIVTQQQVDDFMARVPEDVIVLFDEAYYEYADDPAFPNCLDYVRAGRNAVVMRTFSKIYGLAGLRVGYCSAGPRVIEGLRFVLAPFNVSTVGQAAALAALDDAAHVRATQEQARESKQYWYGEFEAMGLSYVPTQANFLLVNVKQDCRAVYDGLMRRGITVRTGDIWGLNTMIRVSYGTMDQNRKFIAALREVLA, from the coding sequence ATGTCCAAGGACCTCGTCTGTCAGTGTGTACGTCGCATCACTCCGTACTCCCCCGGCAAGTTCTCCCAGGAGGTCATGGAGGAGTTCGGCCTCACCGAAGTCATCAAGCTGGCCTCGAACGAGAACCCCCTGGGGCCGTCACCCAAGGCCGTCGAGGCCATCTGCGCGGCCGCCGGCGATGTCCATGTCTACCCTGACCCGGTCTGCCGCGAGCTGTCGGCCAAGCTGGCCGCGCACATGGGCGTGTCCGCGGACAGCATCATGGTCGGCCGCGGCTCCGACGAACTGATCCACATGCTCGGGCTGGCGTTCCTGAACCCCGGGGATGAGATGATCTACTCCGAGTTCCCCTTCGCGCTCTACCCGATGACCGCGCATGTCTGCGACGCGGTGTGCAAGCAGGTTCCCGCGAAGGGCTTCGACCACGATCTAGACGCCATGCTCGACGCCGTCACGGACCGGACCAAGATCATCATCATCGGTAACCCGTGCAACCCCACCGGCACCATCGTCACCCAGCAGCAGGTGGATGACTTCATGGCGCGCGTGCCCGAGGATGTCATCGTGCTGTTCGACGAGGCGTACTATGAGTATGCCGACGACCCCGCCTTCCCCAATTGCCTGGACTACGTCCGCGCCGGGCGCAACGCTGTCGTCATGCGCACCTTCAGCAAGATCTACGGGCTGGCCGGGCTGCGGGTCGGCTACTGCTCGGCCGGGCCGCGCGTGATCGAGGGCCTGCGCTTCGTGCTCGCGCCCTTCAATGTCAGCACCGTGGGGCAGGCGGCAGCCCTCGCCGCCCTCGATGACGCGGCCCACGTCCGCGCCACGCAGGAACAGGCACGGGAGTCGAAGCAGTACTGGTATGGCGAGTTCGAGGCCATGGGCCTGTCCTATGTGCCCACCCAGGCCAACTTCTTGCTGGTGAACGTCAAGCAGGACTGCCGCGCGGTGTACGACGGGCTGATGCGGCGAGGCATCACGGTGCGCACCGGCGACATCTGGGGCCTGAACACCATGATCCGCGTGTCGTATGGCACCATGGACCAGAACCGTAAGTTCATCGCGGCCCTGCGCGAAGTGCTCGCGTAG
- a CDS encoding GNAT family N-acetyltransferase, protein MIRGEKINLRALEPADAEAVQRWMNDPEVNHTLGRRFPRSLADEQRWVQQERDPAKELLVGIETLEGRLIGSCGLHSIDPVSRCAMLGISIGEKEYWSQGYGTDAMVTLCGFGFAQMNLHRIALCVYAFNPRGIRCYEKVGFVHEGRLREAFYRHGAYQDILEMGLLRDEFRAKWPERWPQAASE, encoded by the coding sequence ATGATCCGCGGCGAGAAGATCAACTTGCGCGCCCTTGAGCCGGCCGATGCCGAAGCGGTGCAGCGCTGGATGAACGATCCGGAGGTCAACCACACCCTCGGCCGGCGTTTCCCGCGGTCGCTTGCCGATGAGCAACGCTGGGTGCAGCAGGAGCGTGACCCGGCCAAGGAGCTGCTCGTAGGCATCGAGACGCTCGAGGGGCGCCTCATCGGCTCGTGCGGGCTGCACTCCATTGACCCCGTCAGCCGCTGCGCCATGCTCGGTATCTCCATTGGCGAGAAGGAGTACTGGAGCCAGGGCTACGGCACCGACGCCATGGTCACGCTGTGCGGCTTCGGCTTCGCCCAGATGAACCTGCACCGCATCGCCCTGTGCGTCTACGCCTTCAACCCGCGCGGCATCCGCTGCTACGAGAAGGTCGGCTTCGTGCACGAGGGGCGGCTCCGGGAGGCCTTCTACCGCCACGGGGCCTACCAGGACATCCTGGAGATGGGGCTGCTGCGCGACGAATTCCGGGCGAAGTGGCCGGAGCGCTGGCCGCAGGCAGCGTCGGAATAG
- a CDS encoding GNAT family N-acetyltransferase yields MVAGERITLRPLEQTDLETLWRWINDAEVVHTLGGRFPRSLLEEQRWLERERDNTKELQFGIQIAEGQLIGSCGLHRIDPVSHNASLGIMIGEKEYWGQGYGTDAMLTLCAFGFGQMNLHRIGLHVFAFNPRGIACYEKVGFVHEGRLREAYYKHGAYQDLLEMGLLRDEFRVKWPERWPQAASE; encoded by the coding sequence ATGGTAGCCGGAGAGAGAATCACCCTCCGTCCGCTGGAGCAGACCGATCTGGAGACCCTGTGGCGCTGGATCAATGACGCCGAGGTTGTCCACACTCTCGGCGGGCGCTTCCCCCGGTCGCTGCTGGAAGAGCAGCGCTGGCTGGAGCGCGAACGCGACAACACCAAGGAGTTGCAGTTCGGGATCCAGATCGCGGAGGGCCAGCTCATCGGCTCCTGCGGATTGCACCGGATTGACCCGGTGAGCCACAATGCCTCGTTGGGCATCATGATCGGCGAGAAGGAGTACTGGGGTCAGGGCTACGGGACCGATGCCATGCTCACGCTGTGTGCGTTCGGCTTCGGGCAGATGAACCTGCACCGCATCGGGCTGCATGTATTCGCGTTCAACCCCCGGGGCATCGCCTGCTACGAGAAGGTGGGCTTCGTGCACGAGGGGCGGCTGCGCGAGGCCTACTACAAGCACGGCGCCTACCAGGACCTGCTGGAGATGGGGCTGCTGCGCGACGAGTTCCGGGTGAAGTGGCCGGAGCGCTGGCCGCAGGCAGCGTCGGAGTGA
- a CDS encoding M20 family metallopeptidase produces MSEVVSLLRDLVAIPSINPCGGPLDDTHGEARVVDFVAGWLAARQLDFELTEPLPGRPNLIARLAGRGGPSLVFEAHTDTVEVLNMQIEPFVPELRDGCVYGRGSCDCKSSLAAMLMALEQTARQGAPPGDVTLVAACDEEFRYRGVKHVVDSGFRADGGVVGEPTDLRVIIAHKGALRGQIITHGRAAHSSEPDKGESAIFHMARVLTALEQYGQELSRRPKHPLLQGPTVSVGLISGGNAPNIVPDRCEISLDRRVLPTEEAPGVEAELRAWLAEHAPVPWELQVTLADNGMDGAPDSAIARRAAAAVDAVLGRHEIAGVQYGTDASKLAKGGTPSVVIGPGNIAQAHTAVEWVEVGQVQTAVEVYRRLMCCPQ; encoded by the coding sequence ATGTCTGAAGTAGTCAGCCTGCTGCGCGACCTGGTCGCCATCCCCAGCATCAACCCCTGCGGGGGCCCCCTCGACGACACCCATGGCGAAGCGCGGGTCGTGGACTTCGTGGCCGGTTGGCTCGCGGCCCGCCAGCTCGATTTCGAGCTGACCGAGCCCCTGCCGGGTCGGCCCAACCTCATCGCCCGGCTCGCCGGGCGCGGCGGGCCCTCGCTGGTCTTCGAGGCCCACACCGACACCGTCGAAGTCCTCAACATGCAGATCGAGCCCTTCGTGCCGGAGCTGCGCGACGGGTGCGTCTATGGCCGCGGGTCGTGCGACTGCAAGTCCTCGCTGGCGGCCATGCTGATGGCGCTGGAGCAGACGGCCCGCCAGGGCGCGCCCCCCGGCGACGTCACGCTGGTCGCCGCCTGCGATGAGGAGTTCCGCTACCGGGGCGTCAAGCACGTGGTGGACAGCGGCTTCCGGGCCGATGGCGGGGTCGTGGGCGAGCCCACGGACCTGCGCGTCATCATCGCCCACAAGGGCGCGCTGCGGGGCCAGATCATCACCCACGGCCGGGCCGCGCACAGCAGCGAGCCGGACAAAGGCGAGAGCGCGATCTTCCACATGGCCCGCGTCCTCACGGCACTCGAGCAGTACGGCCAGGAGCTGAGCCGCCGCCCGAAGCACCCGCTGTTGCAGGGCCCCACCGTCAGCGTCGGCCTCATCAGCGGGGGCAACGCCCCCAACATCGTTCCCGACCGCTGCGAGATCTCCCTCGACCGCCGGGTCCTGCCTACCGAGGAAGCCCCCGGGGTCGAGGCAGAGTTGCGCGCCTGGCTCGCCGAGCACGCGCCGGTGCCCTGGGAGCTGCAGGTGACGCTGGCGGACAACGGCATGGACGGCGCCCCCGACAGCGCCATCGCCCGGCGGGCAGCGGCGGCCGTAGACGCGGTGTTGGGCCGCCACGAGATCGCCGGAGTGCAGTACGGCACCGACGCCAGCAAGCTGGCCAAGGGCGGCACGCCGTCGGTGGTCATCGGTCCGGGCAACATCGCCCAGGCGCACACGGCGGTGGAGTGGGTCGAGGTGGGGCAGGTGCAAACAGCCGTCGAGGTGTACCGGCGGCTGATGTGCTGCCCGCAGTGA
- a CDS encoding PmoA family protein yields the protein MAEENRIVVEVKAGPHDRKNCFVSYLAHCGCDCEAGHIVEELDAAGKAVRQIPAQCLSDLCGCGDEECDCCCEVVWMIDELRAGESKRYAISVGQSEAAGGVEIDLQDARQADFKVNGELFTSYVFQEGIARPFCYPVFGPEGKIIVREVNLPQKEGIDHPHHKGIWIAQGHVNDGEDNWSELNDHATTQTQQVMVLSEGPVFGELMAFGDWISGRRGVHKKLLEEHTRIRVYNTPGNARIMDWEITFYASEGGFFFGDTKEAGTLSVRLAESMEERNTGTIRNSFGAISEAENWGKRAEWVDYYGEVEGVQMGLTLMDHPGNHGYPAHWHVRSYGLFTVNQWGLHDFTGDPSVRGDLVVKDGDALTFKFRVFIHSGDTDAADVAGQYMNFIFPPTVTVVE from the coding sequence ATGGCTGAAGAGAACCGCATTGTCGTTGAGGTCAAGGCCGGTCCGCATGACCGCAAGAACTGCTTCGTCTCGTATCTCGCCCACTGCGGGTGCGATTGCGAGGCAGGGCACATCGTCGAGGAACTGGACGCCGCGGGTAAAGCCGTCAGGCAGATCCCGGCCCAGTGCCTCAGCGACCTCTGCGGCTGCGGCGACGAAGAGTGCGACTGCTGCTGCGAAGTCGTCTGGATGATTGACGAGCTGAGGGCCGGCGAGAGCAAGCGCTACGCCATCAGCGTGGGCCAGAGCGAGGCCGCCGGCGGCGTGGAGATTGACCTGCAGGACGCCCGGCAGGCCGACTTCAAGGTCAACGGCGAGCTGTTCACCAGCTACGTCTTCCAGGAGGGCATCGCCCGCCCGTTCTGCTACCCGGTCTTCGGCCCGGAGGGCAAGATCATCGTGCGCGAGGTCAACCTCCCCCAGAAGGAAGGCATTGACCACCCGCACCACAAGGGCATCTGGATCGCTCAGGGCCACGTCAACGATGGCGAGGACAACTGGAGCGAGCTGAACGACCACGCCACCACGCAGACCCAGCAGGTGATGGTGCTGTCCGAGGGTCCGGTCTTCGGCGAACTGATGGCCTTCGGCGACTGGATCAGCGGCCGGCGCGGCGTGCACAAGAAGCTGCTCGAAGAGCACACCCGTATCCGCGTCTACAACACCCCCGGCAACGCCCGCATCATGGACTGGGAGATCACCTTCTACGCCTCCGAGGGCGGCTTCTTCTTCGGGGACACCAAGGAAGCCGGCACGCTGTCGGTGCGCCTGGCCGAGAGCATGGAGGAGCGCAACACCGGCACCATCCGCAACTCCTTCGGCGCCATCAGTGAGGCCGAGAACTGGGGTAAGCGGGCCGAATGGGTGGACTACTACGGTGAGGTCGAGGGCGTCCAGATGGGCCTGACGCTCATGGACCACCCCGGCAACCACGGCTATCCGGCCCACTGGCATGTGCGCAGCTACGGGCTGTTCACCGTCAACCAGTGGGGCCTGCACGACTTCACCGGCGACCCGTCGGTGCGCGGCGACCTGGTCGTCAAGGACGGCGACGCCCTGACCTTCAAGTTCCGCGTGTTCATCCACTCCGGCGACACCGATGCGGCCGATGTGGCGGGCCAGTACATGAACTTCATCTTCCCGCCCACGGTGACGGTGGTCGAGTAA